In the Natronolimnobius baerhuensis genome, one interval contains:
- a CDS encoding bacterio-opsin activator domain-containing protein yields the protein MTTKPNSGPIVLVTRSHDRESRLGESLERATDRTVHSIPLTALDLEDDVNSDGPQHRETDFDATTGGAGHDTSGIETQSTVESNDGLRQFLTPNSATDLTPLAQSPAALVFELTTPERLRAMLRAVEERTSSIPTVVAPPSGSETLATIAVRTDADEYIPADSDEAIERILETASSAPSTTESAVDHDYHRILADELPDEAFVISENGTYLEAQLRPESAEQYSMGSTELIGAHLTDVFSDDIATDLQHCIDEAIQTDEIQTVEYDGETTNGSQRFEARVVPTDERLDGHRAVVWLARDITERAQRERQLRARQSELETLNRINAIVRQIIETLVEAPARETIEREVCEQLVDSELYSGAWIVERTGNDGLSHRIEAGDAQLYLECARNIEVDHERPVERAARTGEVQMVNHILETEPLPDPLQTAAQKNNVRAAIAVPITYEDVTYGVLTVLASRKDAFTTSETAEFELLGETIGFTIMAVKNRQLLLADTVVELEFRIDGGDSFSFDLSRNYDCTCSLEWAGATASGRTYQYVTIDGLEGETVLEAAQQHDSVEECRLIHDGIQHCTVEMRLAESGVRTLTNHGATIRDITVEDGVGTCLVDVPQHADIREVADALAMIYEDTELVARREVDRPVRTAAERRNRILDELTDRQLTTLRLAYYGGFFDWPRESTGEDIADAMDVSPPTMHQHLRKGLKSILGEFFEEGGGTTE from the coding sequence ATGACAACAAAACCTAACAGCGGACCAATCGTGCTCGTCACGAGGTCACACGACCGTGAGAGTCGTCTGGGCGAATCACTCGAGCGTGCAACCGACCGGACGGTTCACTCGATTCCACTCACTGCACTCGACCTCGAGGACGACGTCAATTCCGACGGGCCACAGCACCGGGAGACCGACTTCGATGCCACGACCGGCGGTGCAGGCCACGACACGAGTGGTATCGAGACGCAATCAACAGTGGAATCCAACGACGGCCTCCGGCAGTTTCTCACGCCCAACAGCGCCACGGACCTGACCCCACTTGCGCAGTCGCCGGCAGCGCTCGTCTTCGAACTCACTACACCCGAGCGACTTCGTGCGATGTTGCGAGCAGTCGAGGAGCGAACATCCTCGATTCCAACCGTTGTGGCACCGCCATCGGGGAGTGAAACATTGGCGACAATCGCAGTTCGGACGGACGCTGACGAGTACATCCCCGCCGACAGCGACGAGGCGATAGAGCGGATTCTCGAGACAGCCTCGAGTGCACCATCCACGACCGAATCGGCGGTCGACCACGACTACCACCGGATTCTGGCCGACGAACTCCCGGATGAGGCGTTCGTCATCAGCGAGAATGGCACCTATCTCGAGGCCCAACTCAGACCCGAATCCGCCGAACAGTACTCAATGGGATCGACAGAGTTGATTGGGGCACATCTCACCGATGTCTTCTCCGATGACATTGCAACGGACCTCCAACACTGTATCGACGAGGCGATTCAGACGGACGAGATTCAAACCGTCGAGTACGATGGCGAGACAACCAACGGCAGCCAGCGATTCGAAGCCCGAGTCGTTCCAACCGACGAGCGACTCGATGGCCACCGCGCAGTCGTCTGGCTCGCTCGAGACATCACAGAACGCGCCCAACGCGAGCGCCAACTCCGGGCGCGCCAGTCCGAACTCGAGACACTCAACCGGATCAACGCAATCGTTCGTCAGATCATCGAAACACTCGTCGAAGCGCCAGCACGGGAGACCATCGAGCGCGAGGTCTGTGAGCAACTCGTCGACTCCGAACTATACAGTGGCGCTTGGATCGTCGAACGAACCGGCAACGACGGCCTCTCACACCGGATCGAAGCCGGCGATGCACAGTTGTATCTCGAGTGTGCACGTAACATTGAGGTCGACCACGAGCGCCCCGTCGAACGGGCCGCACGGACCGGCGAGGTGCAGATGGTCAATCACATTCTCGAGACCGAGCCGTTGCCCGACCCCCTCCAGACTGCCGCACAAAAAAACAATGTCCGCGCTGCGATTGCGGTGCCGATCACCTACGAGGACGTTACCTACGGCGTTCTCACCGTGCTCGCGAGCCGAAAGGATGCGTTTACGACCAGCGAAACAGCCGAGTTCGAGCTGCTCGGTGAGACGATTGGCTTTACGATTATGGCCGTCAAAAACCGGCAGCTACTGCTCGCCGACACCGTCGTCGAACTCGAGTTTCGGATCGACGGCGGCGACTCGTTCTCGTTCGATCTCTCGAGAAACTACGACTGTACGTGTTCGCTCGAGTGGGCCGGGGCGACCGCAAGCGGCCGAACGTACCAGTACGTCACCATCGACGGACTCGAGGGAGAGACCGTCCTCGAGGCGGCACAACAACACGACTCCGTCGAGGAGTGTCGGCTGATCCACGACGGCATTCAGCACTGTACAGTCGAGATGCGACTCGCAGAATCAGGCGTCAGGACGCTGACGAATCACGGGGCAACGATTCGCGATATTACGGTCGAAGACGGCGTCGGAACCTGTCTCGTCGACGTGCCACAACATGCAGATATTCGAGAGGTTGCCGACGCGCTGGCGATGATCTACGAGGACACGGAACTCGTTGCACGCCGCGAAGTCGACCGCCCGGTACGAACCGCCGCAGAGCGGCGAAATCGGATTCTCGACGAACTCACGGATCGACAGTTGACGACGCTGCGACTGGCGTACTACGGCGGGTTCTTCGATTGGCCCCGCGAAAGTACCGGCGAAGACATCGCTGATGCGATGGACGTCTCACCACCGACGATGCACCAGCATCTCCGCAAGGGACTCAAATCGATTCTCGGCGAGTTCTTCGAGGAAGGCGGCGGCACGACTGAGTAA
- the hutH gene encoding histidine ammonia-lyase, giving the protein MTVVLDGETLTPEDVAAVARGDKRVEIADDARERVRTSRKRVEDVIESDEAVYGINTGFGELVDERIPPEKREQLQVNLLRSHAAGAGRELAREEVRAMLVARINSLVTGYSGIRERVVDHLLELCNEGVHPVVYARGSLGASGDLAPLAHLSLVLIGEGEADLDAADSDTPRRISGERALEEIGLEPLTLEPKEGLALINGTQLTTGLAALAVVDAERLVTAADTAGALTTETTLGTTATSEPAIHEVRPHTGQQASAANVRALTAGSEVVEAHRNCDRVQDAYSLRCLPQVHGAVRDAISHLRAAVEVELNSATDNPLVFAADRVDDRASGTDRAAVLSGGNFHGTPLALRLEYVRLALADLAAISERRIDRLLNPNLQEPHLPPFLAADSGLESGYMIAQYTAAAQCTDIRSLGPTSTDTVPVSGGQEDHVSMSAHSALNVRHALESARWVVAAELVCATEAADYLDDAFESDEALSLGAGTAAARELVREVVPPLAATGDRPVRPDIEAVVALLEDGIVTAALEEDGAISIQ; this is encoded by the coding sequence ATGACCGTCGTTCTCGACGGCGAAACGCTCACGCCGGAGGATGTCGCCGCAGTCGCTCGAGGCGACAAGCGCGTCGAAATCGCTGACGATGCGCGCGAGCGCGTTCGGACGTCCCGAAAGCGCGTCGAGGACGTTATCGAAAGCGACGAAGCCGTCTACGGGATCAACACCGGCTTTGGCGAACTGGTCGATGAGCGGATTCCGCCGGAAAAGCGCGAGCAACTGCAGGTCAACCTGTTGAGAAGCCACGCGGCCGGCGCGGGTCGAGAACTCGCCCGCGAGGAGGTCCGTGCGATGCTTGTCGCGCGGATTAACTCCCTCGTCACGGGTTATTCGGGGATCCGCGAACGCGTCGTCGATCACCTCCTCGAGTTGTGTAACGAGGGCGTTCACCCGGTCGTCTACGCTCGTGGTAGCCTCGGTGCCAGTGGCGACCTCGCGCCGCTTGCCCACCTCTCGCTAGTGCTCATCGGCGAGGGCGAAGCCGACCTCGATGCAGCCGACTCGGACACACCGCGGCGCATCTCCGGCGAACGGGCGCTCGAGGAGATCGGCCTCGAACCCCTGACGCTCGAGCCAAAGGAAGGGCTGGCGCTGATCAACGGGACGCAATTAACGACCGGGCTCGCGGCACTTGCGGTGGTCGACGCCGAGCGACTCGTCACCGCGGCTGATACAGCAGGTGCGCTGACGACGGAGACGACGCTCGGGACGACAGCAACGTCGGAGCCGGCGATTCACGAGGTTCGTCCACACACCGGCCAACAAGCGAGCGCGGCGAACGTCCGCGCGCTTACTGCAGGGAGCGAGGTCGTCGAGGCACATCGAAACTGCGACCGCGTGCAGGACGCCTACTCGCTGCGTTGTCTCCCGCAGGTTCACGGCGCGGTTCGCGACGCGATTTCGCACCTTCGAGCCGCCGTCGAAGTTGAACTCAACAGCGCGACTGACAACCCGCTCGTCTTTGCCGCCGACCGCGTCGACGACCGGGCATCGGGTACCGACCGCGCTGCCGTGCTCTCGGGCGGCAACTTCCACGGCACGCCGCTTGCCCTCCGCCTCGAGTACGTGCGACTCGCACTTGCGGATCTCGCAGCGATCAGTGAGCGCCGCATCGACCGACTTCTCAATCCGAATCTGCAGGAGCCACACCTCCCGCCGTTTCTTGCGGCCGACAGCGGCCTCGAGTCGGGCTACATGATCGCCCAGTACACGGCTGCGGCACAGTGTACCGACATTCGCTCGCTCGGGCCTACATCGACGGATACCGTGCCAGTCAGCGGCGGACAGGAAGATCACGTGAGCATGAGCGCGCACTCGGCACTCAATGTCCGACATGCTCTCGAGTCGGCACGCTGGGTCGTCGCCGCCGAACTGGTCTGTGCGACCGAGGCTGCCGACTATCTCGACGATGCGTTCGAGAGTGATGAGGCACTCTCGCTCGGCGCTGGCACGGCGGCCGCCCGCGAACTGGTTCGCGAGGTCGTCCCGCCGCTCGCAGCGACCGGTGATCGGCCAGTGCGGCCCGATATCGAGGCCGTCGTCGCACTCCTCGAGGATGGGATTGTGACTGCGGCGCTCGAGGAGGACGGTGCCATCTCTATTCAGTGA
- a CDS encoding DsrE family protein — protein MPDAAIVVLAGTDSPAELGRVVNALQTAQEFDEAGDNVEIIFDGAGTQWVPELKDDDHDYHDLYDGLTDLMSACHYCANAYDVADEIEASAADQLDEYEGHPSIRSLVADGYEVITY, from the coding sequence ATGCCAGACGCAGCTATCGTCGTGCTCGCCGGTACTGACTCGCCTGCCGAACTTGGCCGCGTCGTCAACGCGCTCCAGACCGCCCAGGAGTTCGACGAAGCAGGCGACAACGTCGAAATAATCTTCGACGGAGCGGGAACGCAGTGGGTCCCCGAACTCAAAGACGACGACCACGACTATCACGACCTCTACGACGGGCTGACCGACCTCATGTCGGCGTGTCACTACTGTGCGAACGCCTACGACGTTGCCGACGAAATCGAAGCCAGTGCGGCCGACCAACTCGACGAGTACGAGGGCCATCCGAGCATCCGCTCGCTCGTCGCCGACGGCTACGAAGTCATTACGTACTGA
- a CDS encoding tRNA sulfurtransferase has product MHPPGADTVLVRHGDLNTKSNRVKRQMEGLLIENLEALLEDRSIPGEVERRWNRPLIHTDEDAIDAATKAAADAFGVVSVSPCVTTSIEKARILEALESMAEACYEGGTFAVDARRADKTLPYSSEDLAREGGTAIWEAVEDEFEPEVDLDDPDLTFGIEVREDIAFLYLETVDGPGGLPLGAQEPVISLISGGIDSPVAAYEMMCRGSPIVPVYVDLGAYGGIDHEARAMETVGTLSRYAPNFDMPVYKVPGGEIVDLLVTEMEQGRMLSLRRFFYRTAEVLAGRVDAPGIVTGEAVGQKSSQTMQNLAVTSRATTLPIHRPLLTRDKQEIVAQAREIDTYTQSTINAGCNRVAPDQVETNARLAQLLEHEPDDLLERAEAVAADAELVEP; this is encoded by the coding sequence ATGCACCCGCCGGGAGCCGACACCGTCCTCGTTCGCCATGGCGACCTGAACACGAAGAGCAACAGGGTCAAGCGCCAGATGGAAGGACTCCTCATCGAGAATCTCGAGGCGCTGCTCGAGGACCGGTCGATCCCCGGCGAGGTCGAACGCCGCTGGAACCGGCCGTTGATTCACACGGACGAAGACGCCATTGACGCGGCGACCAAGGCTGCGGCGGACGCTTTTGGCGTCGTCTCGGTGAGTCCCTGCGTGACGACGAGTATCGAGAAAGCGCGGATTCTCGAGGCACTCGAGTCGATGGCCGAGGCGTGCTACGAGGGCGGCACGTTCGCGGTCGACGCCCGGCGAGCGGACAAGACGCTTCCCTACAGCAGCGAGGACCTGGCGCGTGAGGGCGGGACGGCCATCTGGGAGGCCGTCGAAGACGAGTTCGAGCCAGAAGTGGACCTCGACGATCCGGATCTCACGTTCGGGATCGAGGTTCGCGAGGACATCGCGTTTCTGTACCTCGAGACAGTCGACGGACCCGGTGGCCTTCCCCTTGGTGCGCAAGAACCCGTTATTTCGCTGATCAGCGGCGGGATCGACTCGCCGGTTGCAGCCTACGAGATGATGTGCCGTGGCAGCCCGATTGTCCCGGTGTACGTCGATCTCGGGGCCTACGGCGGCATCGATCACGAGGCACGCGCGATGGAGACGGTGGGTACGCTCTCGCGGTACGCACCGAATTTCGATATGCCGGTGTACAAGGTTCCCGGCGGCGAGATCGTCGACCTGCTCGTCACCGAGATGGAACAGGGGCGGATGCTCTCGCTGCGGCGATTCTTCTACCGCACTGCCGAGGTACTCGCCGGGCGCGTCGACGCCCCCGGCATCGTCACGGGCGAAGCCGTCGGCCAGAAATCGAGCCAGACGATGCAGAACCTCGCGGTGACCAGCCGCGCCACCACGCTTCCGATTCACCGGCCGCTGCTCACTCGAGACAAACAGGAAATCGTCGCACAGGCGCGCGAGATCGATACCTACACGCAGTCGACGATCAACGCTGGCTGTAATCGCGTCGCCCCCGATCAGGTCGAGACCAACGCCCGACTTGCACAGTTGCTCGAGCACGAACCCGATGACCTGCTCGAGCGCGCTGAAGCCGTCGCGGCCGATGCGGAACTCGTCGAACCGTAA
- a CDS encoding DoxX family protein: MSTTTRNRLESRYAGISLEGQPHALSAWFVVALRFLLGGMILFAGLGKLAIVSGEAFDASGFLVHGVDPASPVSGLFGAMAGNAALLEIINVVVPATQILIGIGLIVGGLLRLAALGGAIQMMMFYLGGWEGDILALFDSTLIYAVLFLALAAFGAGRILGADRYIETIQVGSQTLVEKYPKLRYILG, encoded by the coding sequence ATGTCCACAACAACCCGAAACCGACTCGAAAGCCGCTATGCAGGAATCTCACTCGAGGGCCAGCCACACGCCCTGTCAGCGTGGTTTGTCGTTGCGCTCCGATTCCTGCTGGGCGGAATGATACTGTTTGCCGGCCTTGGCAAATTGGCGATTGTCAGCGGCGAGGCATTCGATGCGAGTGGCTTCTTGGTCCACGGTGTCGACCCGGCAAGCCCCGTTAGCGGCCTCTTTGGGGCAATGGCGGGCAACGCTGCGTTGCTTGAGATCATCAACGTCGTCGTCCCGGCCACACAGATCCTGATCGGCATCGGGCTGATCGTCGGGGGTCTCCTACGCCTGGCTGCGCTGGGTGGGGCCATCCAAATGATGATGTTCTACCTCGGCGGCTGGGAGGGAGACATTCTGGCGCTGTTCGACTCGACGCTGATCTACGCCGTCCTGTTCCTGGCCCTGGCAGCCTTCGGGGCCGGACGGATCCTCGGTGCGGACCGCTACATCGAGACCATCCAGGTTGGAAGCCAGACACTGGTCGAGAAGTACCCGAAACTCCGATACATCCTCGGATAA
- a CDS encoding DUF4336 domain-containing protein, producing the protein MFTQRGERCWTYEEPLRFFGLEIGRIMSVMKLSSGGLFVQSPAELTPELKAQLDQLGEVRFVAATSKLHGHMYMEQYRAAYPNAELLAAPGLAARRTDLRFDHLLGDAPDPRWGTDIDQVAVAGHRWLTEIAFFHRPSRTVILGDMGYHIGDSSPLKTRLIARAFQIYKRISPPLEVRATIVNEETFRRSIQDILAWDFDRVIPGHGEIIDSDGKTAVANGYDWLV; encoded by the coding sequence ATGTTCACACAACGCGGAGAGCGGTGCTGGACCTACGAGGAACCGCTCCGGTTTTTCGGCCTCGAGATCGGCCGGATCATGTCCGTGATGAAACTCTCGAGCGGCGGGCTGTTCGTCCAGTCACCAGCCGAGTTGACCCCCGAACTGAAAGCGCAGTTAGACCAACTCGGCGAGGTCCGGTTCGTCGCAGCGACGAGCAAACTCCACGGCCACATGTACATGGAGCAGTACCGAGCGGCGTATCCGAACGCCGAACTGTTAGCTGCCCCCGGACTCGCTGCGCGACGGACCGATCTCCGATTCGATCACCTGCTGGGCGATGCGCCCGATCCGCGGTGGGGAACCGACATCGATCAGGTAGCCGTCGCCGGTCACCGGTGGCTCACCGAAATCGCCTTTTTCCACCGGCCGAGTCGGACGGTCATCCTCGGCGATATGGGCTACCACATCGGCGACAGCAGCCCGCTGAAAACGCGGTTGATCGCTCGCGCGTTTCAAATTTACAAGCGGATTAGCCCGCCACTCGAGGTCCGGGCGACAATCGTCAACGAGGAGACGTTCAGGCGGTCGATCCAGGATATCCTCGCCTGGGACTTCGACCGCGTCATCCCCGGCCACGGCGAGATCATCGACAGCGACGGGAAGACAGCCGTCGCTAACGGGTACGACTGGCTCGTTTAG
- a CDS encoding serine hydrolase domain-containing protein — protein MPTSYSRRGVLAGATAVGVTAAAGRVPTAAQATPDEPPDPDGDDLESFVDDAIDSTLQAHNVSGAVVSVVHDGAVALESGYGETSFDGRAVTPDETPVHTGSVSKAATYTAAMRLIDDDAIDPDVDVNQYLESVSVPETFDESITLTHLATHTAGFEPRMRNDTVADPDARQPLAESVGTYQPSRLRPPGEVMGYTNYAPALTGQVITDVAGMRFADYVNDAIFDPLGMDRTTFDVIPNHVDDETREGIRRDLQFHSNVPPASGMWSTGSDMAQFLLAHLEGGATDTGRMLSEDATTAMHEQWFTPHEELERMAFGLFVRTRDDIRLLYHGGGGMGYHSQFLLIPELDLGLFVSFQGATPGPAVSEFEDEFLDRYVPTTDAELTPDGRPHRADDLEGSYRAFMTHELTTYEKTLFSGTSPGVDIWIDDDGTLVVDGSSQSRWVELEPLVFRRVDGQATLVFHETDGEITDFTSDSAVWTYTRTSWYDDLYTQVGLGLGSALVVLSGVLGWPLAAAVRRVRGEGASPTGSRGSHRARLTAGGAGALLVGFVIALFALEVVLSVLGWGSLVNAPPPGLSLSFTVPILAAIATIVAAWYAVQAWRESYWGVAGRIHYTAVVLALAVLLWVFRYWNLMGLPV, from the coding sequence ATGCCCACCTCCTACTCACGGCGGGGCGTCCTTGCAGGAGCCACCGCAGTGGGCGTGACGGCCGCAGCCGGTCGCGTTCCGACCGCCGCGCAGGCGACCCCCGACGAACCGCCTGATCCTGACGGGGACGACCTCGAGTCGTTCGTCGACGATGCCATCGACTCGACACTCCAGGCGCACAACGTGTCGGGTGCCGTCGTCTCCGTCGTCCACGACGGTGCTGTCGCGCTCGAGAGCGGCTACGGCGAAACGTCGTTCGACGGTCGAGCAGTCACCCCGGACGAAACACCGGTCCACACGGGGTCGGTCTCGAAGGCTGCCACGTACACCGCGGCGATGCGCCTCATCGATGACGATGCGATTGATCCCGACGTGGACGTGAATCAGTACCTCGAGTCGGTGTCAGTGCCGGAGACGTTCGACGAGTCGATCACGCTCACGCATCTGGCGACACACACCGCCGGCTTCGAGCCGCGGATGCGAAACGACACCGTCGCGGATCCCGATGCCCGCCAGCCCCTCGCGGAATCGGTTGGCACCTATCAGCCGAGTCGCCTTCGACCACCCGGTGAAGTGATGGGGTATACGAACTATGCACCAGCACTGACCGGTCAGGTGATCACTGACGTTGCCGGCATGCGATTCGCCGACTACGTCAATGACGCGATTTTCGACCCGCTCGGCATGGACCGAACGACGTTCGATGTCATCCCAAACCACGTCGATGATGAAACTCGCGAAGGGATTCGACGAGACCTTCAGTTTCACTCGAACGTTCCGCCCGCATCGGGGATGTGGTCGACCGGGAGCGATATGGCCCAGTTCCTGCTCGCTCACCTCGAGGGCGGCGCGACCGACACTGGACGAATGCTTTCCGAAGACGCCACGACGGCGATGCACGAACAGTGGTTTACCCCACACGAAGAACTCGAGCGGATGGCGTTCGGACTCTTCGTGCGAACGCGCGACGATATCCGCCTGCTCTACCACGGCGGCGGGGGAATGGGATATCACAGCCAGTTCCTCCTCATCCCTGAACTCGATCTCGGACTGTTCGTCTCGTTTCAGGGCGCTACGCCCGGACCGGCCGTCTCGGAGTTCGAAGACGAGTTTCTCGACCGGTATGTCCCGACGACTGATGCAGAATTGACTCCCGACGGGCGACCCCACCGTGCCGACGACCTCGAGGGGAGCTATCGGGCGTTTATGACCCACGAACTCACAACATACGAGAAGACCCTGTTCTCGGGAACGAGTCCGGGCGTAGACATCTGGATCGACGATGACGGCACGCTAGTTGTAGACGGGAGCAGCCAGTCACGCTGGGTCGAACTCGAACCACTGGTGTTCCGTCGCGTCGACGGCCAAGCGACACTCGTGTTCCACGAAACCGACGGCGAGATTACGGACTTCACGTCCGATAGCGCGGTGTGGACGTACACGCGTACCTCGTGGTACGATGACCTATATACTCAGGTCGGGCTCGGCCTGGGCTCCGCACTCGTCGTCCTCTCTGGGGTCCTCGGGTGGCCGCTCGCCGCCGCAGTTCGCCGGGTTCGCGGTGAGGGCGCGTCACCGACCGGCTCGAGAGGCTCTCACCGCGCTCGACTCACAGCCGGAGGCGCAGGCGCGCTGCTCGTCGGGTTCGTGATCGCGCTGTTTGCCCTCGAGGTCGTGCTTTCGGTTCTTGGCTGGGGATCGCTGGTCAACGCTCCGCCACCAGGCTTGTCGCTTTCGTTCACAGTCCCGATACTCGCAGCGATTGCAACAATTGTCGCAGCATGGTATGCCGTTCAGGCGTGGCGAGAGTCCTACTGGGGAGTCGCCGGTCGCATCCACTACACGGCAGTCGTCCTCGCACTCGCCGTGTTGCTCTGGGTGTTTCGCTACTGGAACCTTATGGGACTGCCAGTATAA
- a CDS encoding methionine adenosyltransferase: MSERNIRVEPIDRQAVEDQEVEIVERKGIGHPDSICDGVAESVASALAREYLDRIGKVLHFNTDETQLVAGEAAPAFGGGEVVDPIYLLIVGRATKRYEGEMFPAETIALRAAREYLEETIPHLTIGEDIVVDVKLGEGSGDLQDVFGEDEVTVPMANDTSFGVGHAPLTETEQIVSEAEARLNGEFSDENPYLGQDVKLMGKREGDTIDVTVAAAMVDQHIADIDEYADAVESVREFVAEVAAEHTDREVHVHVNTADDYEEGSIYLTVTGTSAEQGDDGSVGRGNRANGLITPNRSMSMEATSGKNPVNHIGKIYNLLSTEIAEEVVSEVDGIRDLRVRLLSQIGRPIDQPHVADVHLVTADGVSLEDVQSDVETIVDEELADVTGITRRVIDGELSTF, from the coding sequence ATGAGCGAGCGGAACATTCGGGTCGAGCCAATCGACCGTCAGGCAGTCGAAGATCAAGAAGTCGAAATCGTTGAGCGAAAAGGAATCGGGCATCCCGACTCGATCTGTGACGGCGTCGCAGAGAGCGTCGCTAGCGCGCTGGCACGCGAGTATCTGGATCGGATCGGCAAGGTGCTTCACTTCAATACGGACGAAACGCAACTCGTCGCTGGCGAGGCCGCACCCGCCTTCGGCGGCGGCGAAGTCGTCGATCCCATCTATCTGCTGATCGTCGGCCGCGCCACCAAACGCTACGAGGGCGAGATGTTTCCTGCCGAGACCATCGCACTCCGGGCCGCCCGCGAATACCTCGAGGAGACGATCCCGCACCTGACCATCGGTGAGGACATCGTCGTCGACGTGAAACTTGGCGAGGGGAGTGGTGACCTGCAGGATGTCTTCGGCGAGGACGAAGTCACCGTTCCGATGGCAAACGACACGAGTTTCGGCGTCGGTCATGCGCCGCTGACGGAGACGGAGCAGATTGTCTCGGAAGCCGAGGCACGACTCAACGGCGAGTTCTCCGATGAGAACCCGTATCTCGGTCAGGACGTGAAACTGATGGGCAAACGCGAAGGTGACACGATTGACGTCACCGTCGCCGCAGCCATGGTCGATCAGCACATCGCCGATATCGACGAGTACGCTGACGCTGTCGAATCGGTTCGGGAGTTCGTCGCCGAGGTTGCCGCCGAACACACCGACCGCGAGGTCCACGTTCACGTCAACACCGCCGACGACTACGAGGAGGGATCGATCTACCTCACCGTCACCGGCACGTCCGCCGAGCAGGGCGACGACGGCTCCGTCGGTCGGGGGAACCGTGCAAACGGCCTCATCACCCCGAACCGCTCGATGTCGATGGAAGCCACGAGCGGCAAGAATCCGGTCAACCACATCGGGAAGATCTACAACCTGCTCTCGACCGAAATCGCCGAGGAAGTCGTCAGCGAGGTCGACGGCATCCGTGACCTTCGCGTGCGTCTCCTCTCTCAGATCGGTCGTCCAATCGACCAGCCCCACGTCGCTGACGTCCACCTCGTCACCGCAGACGGTGTTTCCCTCGAGGATGTCCAGAGCGACGTCGAAACAATCGTCGACGAGGAACTCGCCGACGTGACGGGCATTACGCGCCGCGTCATCGACGGCGAACTCTCGACGTTCTAA
- the cyaB gene encoding class IV adenylate cyclase, which produces MYEVEVKVPADLEAVRERLEALGAEHENTVVQADTYYDAPHRSFPDTDEALRIRRESTSETDESESRVTYKGPLLDDESKSREEHETGVADGETMDAVLTNLGFEPAATVRKEREHFHLTLEAHDFAYTITLDSVDDVGEFVEVETDVEHEGALEPAREGAYAVLERLDLEPDDQLRTSYLGLLLES; this is translated from the coding sequence ATGTACGAGGTTGAAGTCAAGGTGCCAGCCGATCTCGAGGCCGTTCGCGAGCGTCTCGAGGCACTCGGTGCCGAACACGAGAATACAGTCGTACAGGCGGATACGTACTACGACGCGCCGCATCGATCCTTCCCCGACACCGACGAGGCGCTTCGCATTCGGCGGGAGTCGACGTCCGAAACGGACGAGTCCGAGAGCCGCGTGACGTACAAAGGGCCGCTACTCGACGACGAATCGAAGAGCCGCGAGGAGCACGAGACCGGCGTTGCGGACGGCGAGACGATGGACGCCGTCCTGACGAATCTGGGCTTCGAGCCGGCCGCAACGGTTCGAAAGGAACGCGAGCATTTTCACCTCACACTCGAGGCCCACGACTTCGCCTACACGATCACCCTCGACAGCGTCGACGACGTCGGCGAGTTCGTCGAGGTCGAAACCGATGTCGAACACGAGGGCGCACTCGAGCCCGCTCGCGAGGGCGCATATGCTGTCCTCGAGCGACTCGATCTCGAGCCGGACGACCAGCTTCGAACGTCATATCTGGGGCTCTTGCTCGAGTCCTGA